From a region of the Impatiens glandulifera chromosome 4, dImpGla2.1, whole genome shotgun sequence genome:
- the LOC124935176 gene encoding homeobox-leucine zipper protein MERISTEM L1-like codes for MWTSPNNNYMVQGQSSRMGSEQNQIRATIVMPGQGGSMSRAWMNHPYHHHHVHQQQHQQTPQQQQLPGDKIGRSMILQIAMISMEEVVKMAEMGEPLWIPNRSDCGIGFKLNEDEYFRIFPIGFGPRPGSLYCESSRHSTTLNISSHSLLDIFMSQANWKSFFSAIVSKATCLEILSSGLSPGNYNGALQVISIETHAQTSFVPIRDNVLARYCRQVGEKKWAVVDVSLDIFREFHLVKSRKRPSGCIIEDTPNGFTNVTWIEHVEAQHVTGVHPIYKALVRSGLAFGAKRWLGILQSQTDRLFSVMSNTLPFSDITVAMSSESKRSHTWLSERMVGIFNTGVSVATGNVWNIIPYSGPNKVRVLMIRNTDIPGRPVGVILVATYSFWLNFPPITWDVLTSSEQPLKEISRIVIGRDSSSSVSVLRFNPEVLVLQEENWDPMGAYIVYAPVDSTAVNLTLVGGDSNYVTMLPTGFVIGPDGLGNGSDGAGSLVTLSIQILVDSNPNIVVEQPSVDTLTNLLNNTGYSLMIALMNQ; via the exons ATGTGGACTAGTCCTAACAACAATTACATGGTCCAAGGGCAGTCTTCAAGAATGGGATCAGAACAAAACCAGATAAGAGCAACAATAGTGATGCCGGGACAAGGTGGTAGCATGTCTAGGGCCTGGATGAATCATCcgtatcatcatcatcatgttcATCAGCAGCAGCACCAGCAGACACCACAACAGCAGCAGCTTCCAGGGGATAAAATAGGCAGGAGTATGATTTTGCAGATTGCAATGATATCCATGGAAGAGGTTGTTAAAATGGCCGAGATGGGGGAACCTCTGTGGATCCCAAATCGTTCTGATTGCGGTATCGGGTTCAAGTTGAATGAGGATGAGTATTTTCGGATTTTCCCCATAGGATTTGGACCTCGCCCTGGAAGTCTTTATTGCGAGTCCTCTCGCCACTCCACCACCCTTAATATTAGTTCTCATTCTCTTCTGGATATTTTCATGAGTCAG GCTAATTGGAAGAGCTTCTTCAGTGCCATTGTGTCAAAAGCGACGTGTTTGGAAATCTTGTCGAGTGGATTGTCTCCAGGAAATTATAATGGTGCATTGCAAGTG ATCTCTATAGAGACGCATGCGCAGACTTCTTTTGTTCCTATCCGTGACAACGTGTTGGCAAGGTACTGCAGGCAAGTGGGTGAAAAGAAGTGGGCAGTGGTGGACGTTTCTCTTGACATATTTCGGGAATTCCATCTAGTGAAATCGAGGAAAAGGCCTTCCGGGTGCATAATTGAAGATACGCCCAATGGATTCACAAACGTGACATGGATAGAGCACGTTGAAGCACAACACGTGACTGGTGTTCATCCAATCTACAAGGCTCTGGTCAGATCCGGGTTAGCTTTTGGCGCCAAACGTTGGCTTGGTATTCTCCAAAGCCAAACCGATCGTCTCTTTAGTGTCATGTCCAACACCCTGCCCTTTTCTGATATCACCGTGGCGATGAGTTCGGAAAGTAAAAGGAGCCATACTTGGTTGTCTGAGAGGATGGTAGGGATCTTTAATACGGGAGTGAGTGTGGCGACAGGGAATGTTTGGAATATAATTCCATACAGTGGCCCAAATAAAGTTAGAGTTCTCATGATCAGGAACACAGATATTCCCGGTCGTCCTGTAGGGGTCATCCTTGTCGCTACATATTCCTTTTGGCTCAATTTCCCGCCCATCACT TGGGATGTTCTTACATCTTCTGAACAACCACTTAAAGAAATCTCCCGCATTGTGATTGGCCGAGATTCTTCTAGCAGCGTATCTGTGCTACGATTTAAT CCTGAAGTACTGGTCCTGCAAGAGGAAAATTGGGATCCAATGGGAGCGTACATTGTATATGCCCCGGTTGACAGCACGGCGGTGAACCTGACTTTGGTCGGAGGGGATTCCAACTACGTGACAATGCTTCCTACTGGTTTTGTGATAGGTCCGGACGGTCTGGGCAATGGAAGTGATGGGGCCGGCTCATTGGTAACTTTATCCATCCAGATTTTGGTTGATTCTAATCCCAATATTGTGGTTGAACAGCCATCTGTGGACACTCTTACTAATTTGCTCAACAATACCGGGTATAGTCTCATGATTGCCTTAATGAACCAGTAA